A genomic region of Desulfallas thermosapovorans DSM 6562 contains the following coding sequences:
- a CDS encoding M24 family metallopeptidase, translating to MKTRINKVAAALKENALDALLVLQPENRYYLSGFTGDTGALLITAGTSFLITDFRYTQQAKEQSPHLEIKKMETTLAEALVELISRLGLHVLGFESDYISYKFYDTLQEKLQQVSLRPVEGIVEQFRLVKNKSELATIERAMGLLDEGFEHICNLIKPGVTEREIALELEMFMRRRGAERIAFPFIVASGPRAALPHGEASAKTINHGDIITIDFGVVVDNYNSDMTRTVSLGSPGALIRQIYDIVLEAQLAGLAAVKAGVAASSVDKAARDIIASHGYGEYFGHSTGHGVGLAVHEGPRLSMRDDTILQEGMVVTIEPGIYLPGTGGVRIEDSVVVEKYGCRRLTKSPKDRLIEL from the coding sequence ACCCGCATAAACAAAGTGGCCGCAGCCTTAAAGGAAAATGCCCTGGACGCGTTGCTGGTACTACAACCCGAAAACCGGTATTACTTAAGCGGATTCACCGGTGATACAGGTGCACTGCTTATTACAGCCGGGACATCCTTTTTAATAACCGACTTCCGGTACACTCAGCAGGCGAAAGAACAAAGCCCGCACCTGGAAATAAAAAAAATGGAAACCACCCTGGCAGAGGCGCTGGTGGAATTGATCAGCCGGCTGGGTTTACACGTTCTGGGATTTGAGTCCGATTACATAAGTTACAAGTTTTACGACACACTGCAGGAGAAACTGCAGCAAGTGTCACTGCGCCCGGTGGAGGGTATCGTTGAACAATTCCGCCTGGTCAAAAATAAATCCGAACTGGCTACCATTGAGAGGGCTATGGGCCTCTTAGATGAAGGTTTTGAGCATATCTGCAACTTAATCAAACCTGGTGTTACTGAAAGGGAGATAGCCCTGGAACTGGAGATGTTTATGCGCCGGCGGGGTGCTGAAAGAATAGCATTTCCCTTCATTGTGGCTTCAGGTCCCCGGGCTGCATTGCCCCACGGTGAGGCCTCGGCGAAAACCATTAACCACGGCGATATTATAACCATAGATTTCGGCGTGGTGGTGGATAATTATAATTCGGATATGACCAGGACGGTATCCCTGGGTTCACCCGGTGCGTTAATCAGACAAATATATGATATTGTGTTGGAGGCCCAACTGGCAGGCCTCGCCGCGGTAAAAGCCGGTGTGGCGGCAAGTAGCGTGGACAAGGCTGCCCGGGATATTATCGCTTCCCACGGGTACGGCGAATATTTCGGACATAGCACCGGGCATGGTGTGGGGCTGGCAGTGCATGAGGGGCCGCGGCTTTCCATGAGAGATGACACCATTTTGCAAGAAGGCATGGTGGTCACTATAGAACCGGGTATTTACCTGCCAGGCACCGGGGGGGTGCGTATCGAGGATAGTGTGGTGGTTGAGAAATACGGCTGTCGCAGGCTTACCAAATCACCCAAGGACAGGCTTATAGAGCTTTGA